GGAGTCATTGAATATCTCTCTTCAGGAATATTATAGTTTACTGGGTCATAACCCCAGTTATATATCTCTCCAGTGGCATAATTGTATTTTGTAGCAAAATCATAGAAAGGCATAATCTGTACATGAGTAACTCCTAGCTCCTTTAAATGGTCAATTCCAGTTTTAACACTAGAATAGCTAGTACCTTCCTCTACAGCTCCTAAGAATTTACCCCTTTTGTCAGAGCTAACACCAGAAGTACTATCAATCGTAAAATCCCTGATACTCATTTCGTAGATAATAGAATCTTCTCTTTCCTTAAGTTCAGGTCTTGGTGACCAATCAATATCGGTTCTAGATAAGTCCATAACAATATTTACACTACTACCTACATTAGTCCTAATACTAACACCTTGTTCCTGACCTTCTTTTCCTTCATTTCCATTGGCTAATTCGGCATCATATTTAGCCATTACCCCATAAGGGTCTCTTACTGGCTGACCATTAATCTTGAATTGATATTCCTTAAGATGCAAATCGCCTTTTACTGTTACACCATAAATATTACTATATCCATCCACACTGACTGGCTGACAATCATACTCGTCTCCATCTACTTCTACCGTAACATTACTAGAATCAGGCGACCAGATTCTAAAGTCTGTTGCTGTTCTAGAATATACTGCTCCTAGTTTAAATGGATGTTCTCTACTATTATTCTCGATCTTTGAAAACTCATAGCTTTGACTCATCTCACCTAGATCATTTTCTCCATATAATCTAAGAGTTTTGATCTCACCGGCAGACATATTCTCGCCAATAGTAATCGTATCTCCATTACTATAATCAATTCCATCAGTAGCTGGATTACTACCATCTAAAGTATATCTACTTACTTCTATATCACTTCCACTAACATATAAAGTTATTTCTTGGCTATCTAGAAATTCTGCACCAGCTGGATCAGCTGAAACTACTACTTCTTGTGGTTCTCTTTCCCATTTTTCAATAATCTTTAAATTGCCTGCTACACCTAGATCTATTGGATCGGTAATAGTAAGTCGTCCAGGGAATATACTAATTTCCCCTGCTTTTCTTAATATTTCTTCTCCACTACTATCAAACAGCTGAACCACTAAGGTGTAATCGTTAGCAAGAATCTCTTGATCTAATACTGCTTGATCATTAATAATTTCTGCTTCATACTTTGAATTAATTAATTTTACCGTTCCTGAATCATAATCAAGATCAGTGTCAATATTAACCTCTAAAGAATCAGCAGTTAATAACTTCAAATCAACAGGGACAATTGTAACTTCAGACTTAGAAATTGTTGCAACATTACTTCCTTGATATACATCATAGCCAGGTTCATCTAAAGCCTTAACCTCTACATCATATATATTTCCTACAGCTAATTTATCAATGTTAAAGATAACACTACCTGAAGAAACCTTTTGGCTCTCTGTATGAACATCATCAGGATCATTCTGATTAGTAAGTTTAACTTCAACTGTTTCAACTAATGCATCGGTTATAGCCAATGTAGAAACAGGTACAGGAATTTCTAATGTTAATTTACCAGTTTTATTAAGACTACTATTGTTTCCATCACTACTACAAGCTGTCAACAAAATCAACAACATAAGTAGCCCTATAAATAAAGAGCTTCTTTTCTTAATTAAGCTCATAATGCTCCCTTCCTTTCTAATATAATTTCCTATTATTTAGAATCTCGGGAAGACATTAATGTCTTCCCTACATTAAATATTGAAATTACTAATTTACTGCTTCAATTAAGATAACTCCGTTATCAAAGTCAAACTCTACTGTACTATTACTTACTGTAGCAGTATCACCATCGTAAGCATCTCTTACTTGGGTTCCATCAGCAAAGATTCCTTCTACATTTACACTTGTAGTTCCACTTCCACCAATTGCAATTACAACTTTATCTTCCATAGCATTTCCACTATAAGTTCTACCATAAGTGTTATTTCCTAGATCAGTTTGTTGACCTGCACCTACAGCAGGATGGTCATGTCTAAATTGACCAACTTTCTGCCAATGGGCTAAAATATCTTGATTAGTGTTCCATTGATAATCTGATCTTGTAGGCTGATTTGCATCGCCATCAACCTCTGGTCCAAGCTCTCTAGAGTTCTCATCTCCATAATAAATCTGTACTCCACCAGGCAATAATAGTAGCATTGTTCCCATATCTTTATTAGTATCATACCAATTATAGGTATCCCTAGCATCATGAGAATTAATATAAGTTAACACATTCCAATCTCCATTATTAATCCGATTAGCATAATCCTGCCAAACATCTCCTACATTAGATATTGATGGAGGATTCTGGTTGAAAGAAAAATTAATTACTGATTCAAAGTCCTGTGTACCATCTCCATCATTATCATTGAAATAATCACTTCTACCTACACCATGACCAAAGTCTTCAGCAGTCATCCAAAAATCTTCATCCCATTCTGCTCCTGGGGCATTAGAATTCTCAGCCCTCCAAGTATCTAATGCATCTTCTGCGGCACCTTTCAATTGTCCCCATCGCCATTTTTCAACGTGTTTAGCAGTATCTACTCTAAACCCATCAATTCCAAACTCTTCTACCCACGCAGCTAACCATTTGATAATATAGTCAGCTGGTGCACTATTATTTAAATTCTTTCTTAACTCTTCAGCAGCTGGTACAATCCATTGATCATATCCACTTTGTTCCATTGACCATTTAGTCTCTAGTATTGGTGCTAATCCAATACTATTAGTTATTTCAGTTTTAATATCAGGCAAACCAGAATCAGGAAGCTGTTTTAAAGGTGGTTCCCCAAGTGGTTCATATCCAGGTAAACCTGCTCTAACCCAACCATTCCACCAATTACTCCAAGCAGATTTATTATCATAATCAATATAATGATCATGGTAACTGTGCCAATTCTCACCGGAAGATGGTCTCCAACTCATTACTTCTTCTTCACTAGCATCTATTCCACCAAATCCATATTGTACTCCATCCAGCATAGTGTTATAACCTGGATGATTCATTACAACATCCATTACAACTCTAATCCCTTGACTATGAGCAGTATTTACAAAATCCCTAAACTCTTCTATTGTACCCATATTTTTATCCATCATCGTCCAATCAAGCGCATAATAACCATGGTAACCATAATGAGGGAAACCTCCAGAACCGCCACCACAAAAACCATGCATCTGTTCATATGGAGCAGTAATCCAGATTGCATTAACACCTAAGTCTTCAAAATATCCTTCCTCTAACTTTTCAGTTAATCCAGCAATATCTCCCCCATGGAAAGTTCCTGTATTTAACTTATCACTACCATAATCAGTGATCCGTCCATAAGAATTATCATTACTTGGATCTCCATTAAAGAATCTATCGGTCATAACAAAGTAAACACTTGCATTATCCCAAGTAAACTTATCAACTACCGCTCCATCATCTCTAGTGTAATCATAGCTTACTTCAGTTGTTCCTTCTGAGTTAGTAGCACTTGCTGTTAAAGTACCCTTCTCACCATCAGCTACATAGTCACTTATTTTAATTTCAGTAATTTCAGTAGTAGAAAGTGTAAATGTTTCACCAGCAAATTCACAACTACTAGAAGTTATACTAGCACCACCATCATCAATAGGTCCTACCTCAATTACTGTATCTCCTTTATATGTTCCACCTTTAGGAGATACTGGAATCTTTGGTTCAGATGGACCATTAAGATTATCTGTTGTCCAATCACTTCCATCCCACCAGTATTGGCCTAAATCCTTAATTTCAGTATCGCCACCAGTTAATTTATTTCCACCATTAGCTGAATCTGTAATTATTATTCCAAAGCTAATTCCACTTTCATAATTATTTAAATTATCTTTACTTATAGTTAATTTATACCAACCATTGCTTTCTGAGTCCATAGCAGTTTGATTATTCCAACCACCAGTAGGCTCATACTTAGTTCCATCAGTACCTGTATACCAGCTATAAACATATGGTGTAGCACTAGAATCAGATTTAAAGTGTAAAGTAATTCCCTCTGGCGCTGGAGTAGTTTCACTAACTGAATCACTTAAATCACTAGCCAAAGCATCAGCATCATAGGCTCTTACCCAGTAATAATAAGTTGTGTCACCTTGAACATCTGTATCACTATAATTATGAGTAGTGATCGCTTTCTCCATTAAAGGAAGCTTCTCTGCCTCACTTGTTCCTCGATAGACTAAATACTTATCTGCACTATCATCCCAAGTTAAGTCTATTGCACCAGTACTTTCATTATATTTAGCAGTTAATCCAGTTGGAGCTTTAGGAGCTAACTGCCAAGTTACATTAACTTTTAATTTTCCTCCAGAAGTAGTATTCTCTAAATCAACACTAACATTCTCAGCACGACCTGGTAAAGCTTCAAAAACTTCAGTAGCTTTATCTACAATTAGATTCTCTTCACTATCATATAACTTGACTTTTGCAGCATATTCACCAGCTGGAGTAGAACCAAAATCAGCTTTTGCTTCAGCAACATCTATCTCAGCCTCTAATCCAACCTCTTCTGGTACTATAGTCACTATTCCACTAGCAGCCTCTGCTGGCATATTCTCAAAATTCATAGTTAAATTCTTAGTAGCTTGAAGTTCTAATGTTACTGTAACTGTAGACTCATCATCATTTGTAACTGCTGTTGTATCTTCAGGCGATTTGTAAGCTACAATTTCTTCATCTCCATCTACATAGATCCCCTTGATAATTATTTTATATTTAGCATTCTTTTTTAAGTTTTTAAACTCAAGACCGACTTCTGTAGTCCCTTCCTCAATTTTAGCTTCACTTTCATGAATATCATTGCTATCATTTACATTAATTACTTTTCCTTCTATCTTCTTTAAATTAATATCTAGTTTTTGAATACTTGCCCCGTCTTCTTGACTCCCAGGCAGCTTAACTGTAACTCCTAACTTTGATTGATTACCAGTTAGTTCATCGCTCCCCCCATTACTACTACATCCAACTAACATGAATAAAGTAATTATACTTAGTAATAAGGCTAATTTTTTTCCTCTTAATTTATAAAACATAAAATCCCACCTTTCATTTAGGTTAACATTAATAATTTATCATCCAAATTAGGCAAGTAAAACTTATTAAAATCTAAAATATAACCCATTATAATATTTGATAAATAAGTTCACTTGCCAGATATAGATTTAAAGTTTTTAATCATCAATTAATCTAGAAGACAATTCTACTTTATAGAATCCCTTCCATTGGACTGATGAATTTAATCATTACTATTATCTCTTCATTATTGAGCAGCATAAGTTACTTCAAGTGCTTCACTTAGATCACTTCCCAAAAATCCTCCATTACTACTCTTTCTATAAGAAACAACCCAGTAATAATAAGTTGTACCTGCTTCTACATTTTCATCAACATAAGTTTTAGTATCTGTAATTAAACTATATGTTAAAGGAGTTTTTTCGCCAGTTACTTCTGTACTACGATAGACTAGATAGCCTGCAATACCTTCTTCACTATCATCCCAACTTAGAGTTATAGCTGAATTATCTAAAGTTGATGATAAAGATACAGGAGCTTTTGGAGCTGTTTCCCAGTCTACTTCAATTCCTATTTGTGCAGACTCATCAATTACTGTTAAAGTAAATCCTACTGTTAATTCTGTTCCTGCTGTACTTCCTATAAACTCATAAGTTCCTGCTACACTTGTATCTACTATTCCATTCTCAACTATATTCCCATCGGAATCTTCCCAAGTTAAATTCACTTCTTTTGTAGTTCCGTCACTCATTGTTGCTGTTCCTGTTGCTGCTAAAGTATATTCTTCACCTACACCTACTATTGCTTTTGAAGGATTAACCGCTAAATTTTCAATGAATATTCCTTCCTTAACTATTAACTTGAAATTCACTGTTAATTCTGTTCCTTCTACACTTCCTATAAATTCATAAGTTCCTGCTACACTTGTATCCACTTCCTTATCCCAGATTATATCTACTGTTTCTTCACTTCCATCATTATAGCTTGCAGTAGCTGTTGCTGGTAGACTATAATTACTTCCAACTTGAACTGTTGCTTCTTTTGGATTAATATCTAAACTCTCAATAGTTCTTTCTTCCTTAACTATTAACTTGAAGCTTACTGTTAATTCTGTTCCTCCTACACTTCCTATAAATTCATAAGTTCCTGCTACACTTGTATCCACTTCCTTATCCCAGATTATATCTACTGTTTCTTCACTTCCATCATTATAGCTTGCAGTAGCTGTTGCTGGTAAGCTATAACTATTCCCTACCTCTACTGTTGCTTCTTTTGGATTAATATCTAAACTCTCAATAAATCTTTCTTCATCAGTAACTATTAACTTGAAGATTACTGTTAATTCTGTCCCTTCCACACTTCCTATAAATTCATAAGTTCCTGCTACACTTGTATCTACTTCCTTATTCCAATTCACTTTTACCGTTGATGCGCTTCCATCTGTCATTGTTGCTGTTGCAAACTGAGGTAATTCATATGTATCTCCTACTGATACTGTTATTTGAGAAGGATCAACACTTAATTCTTCTATCTCTACTGCTGTACTCTTTTTAGTTAACTTTGGAATAACAGGCATAGGGTCATCAGCTTTAACTATATAAGATCTACTCCATTTTTCATATCCTGTCGCTGTTACTTCAACATTATAAGTACCAGGCTTAAAATCATACTCTCCACCATCATTAATTTCATCAATTGTTTTAACTATAGCCCCATCACTATTTATAATTTCTATAGTATAATTAGCTATAATTTCACCTGTTTCAGCATCTTTAGGCACATTGATCTTTAGGATTCCTAATTCTGAACCTCCACCTCCTCCACTACTACTTGAACATCCAACTAATCCAATCACTAAAATTAAAAGTACTAATAAATAAAATTCCTTACTCCTCAAAACTACCATCTCCTTGAAATATATTTTTTATAAGAAAAAATAAAAACATACCCAAGCAATAATAAAATGCTAGATATGTTCTCTTATAACCTTATATACTTTTTTAAACTTATCTCTCTGTTCTAAACTTTTGACACTATTAATTTAAAAACTCTTATTAATTTTATAGTTTATAATCTTATTTAAAAATAAAAACCCCACCCTTATTATAAAATACAAGGGAGGGTTCACCATTAGCTCAATATAGACAATAGGTGACCAATTACAGTCTATACATCATTGCTTCCTGAAGAAGATTATTTTTATTTTTAGTATTATTTATTTTATATAAAAATAATAACATATAATGGAATTTAATTCAAGTTATTTTTTTAATAAATCAAAAATAATATAAAAAAAGGTATAAATCAGATTTTCTAATCCAATTTATACCTTTAATATATTAAGATAAAGGTTCATTAATTAGCTGGTACCCAAACACTCCAACCTTCATCAATAGAATTTTTCACTTTGAAATCTCCATACCCATCTGCATCAGTCTTAACCGTTCCTTTAACATTAGAAGTAATATCATAGAACTCAGTATTAGACTTACCTGAGTCGATTCTCTTAGTAGTTAAATCACCAGAAGTACCTTGGGAAATCATCATGACTAATCCCGTTCCTGGAACATCTGACAGACCTCCTCTAACATAAGAATAAGTATTTACATCATTAGTCTTAACCTCTCGTCCAGGACCATAAGCAAAATATCTTCTTGCCTTTAGTAATTTATCTAGTCCTACTTTCTTTCCATCTTGGTAATAATCTTTCCAATAAACCATAGGCAATCCATCTTCTCTCATTAAAATATAAGTATAAGCTTGATACTTTCTTATATTAATTGGTGCTTTATACTCTACAATATCTCGACCAGTATCATGATTATCTATAAAAGTAACTGTTTTATCAGCAAATTTCCTCTTATTAACCATACCGGCCTTACTTAGAGTAGACATATTTAAATTCCCATTTCTTAATGTTTCAAAGGTTTTTCTTAATGGAAAATCAAACACATGTAAATTAGGATTATTTACATCATACATATAAAAACTTAGCCCCATTGTATTCTCTACCCACGCTTCTCCTACAAAGAATACATCTTTAGCTGTATTTTCTTGAATACTACTTATCCATTCATCAATAAATTTAGAATCAACATGTTTAACTGCATCAAGTCTAAATCCATCAAAACCAATATCATTTATAATCCAACTTCCCCATTCCTTTAACTCATCTTTAACATTTTCATTTTGATAATCAACATCTGCCCCTAATAGATAATCCTTCTCAAAAGTATCATCCCATGTCTTCCCTTTGAAATTTTGTGGTGCTATATTCCCTAAATTAGCAGCATAATCTACACCATCGAAGGCCTTCCAATCCCATTTCCATTCATCAGCTTTACTATAATACTTCTGTCTTCCTTTAAGTGGATAAAATTTAGTATAAGTTTCTGCTTTCTGACCAGATGCTAAGATAGAATCCCCTATATTTTCATAACCAGCACCTAATCTATGATTTAATACTGCATCATAATAAACTTTAATTCCTTCTTGGTGAAGGTCAGCTATAGTTTGCTCCAACTCTTCTTTAGTTCCATATTTAGTTCTAACTGTGTTAACCTGATTAAATTCTCCCAAATCCCACAGATCATAAGTTCCATAACCTTCATCTTGTTGCTCATGAGCTTTATTAGCTGGTGGTACCCAAACAGAAGTAATCCCTATTTTAGCTAAATCATCTGAACGTTCAGAAAGTAGTTTCCATAGGTTTGATTCTTTTGGATATTTTTCTTTATACTTACCTTTATTCATTTCCCAATAGAAAGTTTGCATCAGAGTCTCATTAGGATCTTTAATTTCTGGATAACTTCTACTAGTAGTAAAATCAGTTTTAGTAGATAGCTCATTTCCTGTGCTAGACTTAATATTAGTAACTAGCTGGTAATTTGTTTTGGCTTCTAATTTTAAACCTGTTAAAGTAACTACATTTCCTTCTACATTAGTCTCAATTTTAGATTTACTATCCCCTTGGACTAAAGATACTTTTGCTCCAGCAACCTTTTCATTAAACTCTAGTTTAAACTCCCCTAAAGTATAATCTACACTATTAAGATTATAATCTGTTAAATCAGAGGAAACTAGAGCAAACTCATCTCCAGTTGATTTACAACCTGTTAATGTTACTGCTAAAATTAATATAGATAGTAAAGCATACAAAGTAACTCTTTTTCTCATTATCTACTTCTCCCCTTTCTTTATCTTTACTTCTAATTTTATATTCTCTAATGATAGCTATTTTCCTGCAATTATAGAATTAATTCATATATAATCAATAACTAATTTTGAGCTAATTCCTATCTTGTCTGGTAAATGTAACTTCTCTACTTACAGTACCTATTTGATTGCTAGCAGTTATAGTCAACCTACCAGTCTCCTCATTTTCTAAATAATCAGCAAGTCTTATATCTGCTTTATCTACAATATCGATTCTTTTACCATTAAATTCACAGATTAAATCTATAATCTTATCTCCATTATCTTTAATAGATAAAGTAATACTTTTAGTTCCTAAATAAGTACCAGCTGGAGTATCTATTATAATTTCAGGTTTAGATACAAATTTTCCATCTTTATACCACCATTCACCAGCTTCAATTCCCATTATATTTCCTGTATCACCACTATCCCAATTAATCTTTGCATTTAATTCTTCAACCTCAATATCTATTAGACTATAGCTATACCATCCATCTTCTTCCTCTAACATAGGTGTACCTGGCCATACACCAGTAGGCTCAATTTTAGCTTCACCTTTTCCTTGCCATAGATAAATATTTGGCACTTTCTTGTTATTATTCTTAAAATGGAATGTAAAATCTCTATTAGTATTATCTTTTTTATTATCAGTATCTCCTATTGTAAATCTAGCTGTTTTTGTAATTGTTGCTATATCATTCACTACTGTTACAGAAAGTTCTCCACTTTCATTCTCTTTAAGATAATCACCTAAAAGCACAGTAGTTTTATCTACATCTTCTCCACTAATATTCAAACTAATATCTTGGTTATTAAATCTAGCACTTGTCTCTATAATATCTTCTCCACTAATAGATATCTCCAGTTGAGTCTCAGAGTCATAAGAACCAGGTTCTAAATCAAACTCAATTTCTGGCTTAGCTGGCTTATCAGGATTATAGGAGTACCATCGACCTTCCTGATACCACCATTCATTTTCTCTTCTATGCAAATCTTCGAATTTTCTTCCATCACCAGATACAAAAATGATATTTATATTTCTGATCTCTGGAAACTCAGCAACATACCAATCATTAGCTTCTGATTTCATAGTTTCCATATCTTCTAAACTGCCTGATAATTCTATTTTTTCTTCTTGTTCATTTAGATACCAAGTATATATTTGAGGAGCTTTCTGAGCATCACTATCTTTAAAGTGTAGCTTAACACCATCATACTTACTAGGAATAGCAGTGGCACTAACCTTGGTAGATAACTCACTATTTAGCCCAGCTTTATCAATTGCTTTAACCCAATAATAGTATGTATCACCTGCCATTGCAGTTCTATCTTTGTAATAATTATTTGTACTCTCTTCTAAGGGAGTTTTAGAACTCTTATCTGATCCCCTATAAATCATATAATTAGTAGAATTATCTTCCCAATTGAGCAAAATACCTGACTCTGTTGCTAAAGCAGTTAGCCCAGTAGGAGCCTTTGGTGCTACTGTAGATAACCAAGTAGTATTAACTACCTTCTCTTTAGCTAAGTCATACTCTATTTGGGTAACTCTTCCTGGTAAAATCTTAAGGTCATTAACCGTTTTTTCATAAATTGAGTTATTATCTGAATCAAATAAATCTATCTCTAATAGATATTTATTAGCAGAAATTTCATTAAAGCGAGCCACCTTATTGTCAATATTAATATCTGTTTTCAACCCATTAGAAGGAGTTAAAAATACTTTTCCTGATTTAACTTCTGAGATTAAATTACTTAGCTTAATCACTAATCCTTTAGCATCTGTTAAATCTTCTTCACCAAATGAAACTGTAAGTAGATTATCATCACCATTGATTGTAGTAGACTTATCATTATCTTCATAGACTATATAACCATCTTCATCCTTAACAGCTATATCAAGCTCATATGTACTCCCTCTAGATAAGTTATTGAAGTTTAAAGAAACACTACTGCTACTGCCTTTAATCTCCTTAGTTTCACTGTCTTTATCATTACTATTATTACGATTTACAATTGATACCTCTACCTTTTTCACGGTAAATTCTTCTTCAATCTTATCTGTTGCTTCATCTGTATCTTTCTTGGGAACTTTAACGGTTACTTTTAAATTGGAACTACCACTGAGGGTATTAGTTCTAGCACCATCACTACATCCCAATATAGTTAAGAGTAATAAGAATACCATCACTGATATTAATACTCTCTCTAAAGCAGATTTAAACATTAATCTCACAGCCTTTCTATATCTTAATAATCATAATATAATTTATCATCTTTCTAATTATTGCTTTATTACTTACAAAACTTGAACTGCGATCTATAACATAATATAAAATTAAATTTTATAAATTACTATTTCTACTACAAGAAAATATTTCCTTCATTAATAATTATATAAATCAAATCCTTTACTATTTCATAAATAAAGTTTTAAAGGGATTTAAAACTTTATTTATGAAATAGTAATTCAACTTAGAAAATTCTATAATATATAATAACATATATATATAAAATGAGGCAACTATATAGTTGCCCCATTTTTAAACTAAATTAGTTTATTTAATTGTATAAGTTTGATAAGTTAATTCTTGATCTACTGTTGGATCAACTAACTTATCATCAAAAGGAGCATCAATGATATTTGTAACCTCCCAATAACCATTCATCATTACTGGTAAGATTCTTATATCATCACCAGCTTGAAGTCCTAAAGCACTAAGAGAATAACTTACTTCTATAATGCTTCCATCTGCAGAACGGTTATACTCAGCTACTGTATCATCTTGAACCTCTGTACCTAACCAAGTGAAGGCACCATATCCAGGATTACCATCACCATCTAAATATGTGTAAAGAATACCTTCGAAACTAGTATCATCACTATAAACTATATTCTTATCTCCCCATGTCCAGCTTGTGTTAGCTCCAAGATCACTGATACCTGTGCTATCAGTTGTATTATCAATCAAAAACATAGCATCTGTACCCCAACTACCATCAGCTAATTCCACTAACATATATAAATTATCAGTATCATTAGCTACATAAATATTTTGAACATCCATTCCTGCTGGATCAGCTATATTATCTCCAGTGTCAGTTACCCAAGCATCTGCTGTAGCATCAGTATATTTATCAGCTATAGAAGTATCATCCCAAGCTACGTCTTTATTTCCATCTACAACTATTGAATCAGATGCAGGCTCTACTTTAATTACTGCTACAGATAATGGATCTACAGTTACTGTATCAGCAGTTACTGTTACACCAGATACAGTTGATACTGCAGTAGCACCAGACTCATCATTATCTACAAGAACTGTAGCACTTGTCAAGTCTTCTTTTACTGCAAAATCTCTTTCAATTGTATCTCCATTAATGAATACATAGTATTCACTTAGATCTGTTGCTGTAGATTTATAAGCAATAATTTTATCTTCAGCATCTTCGGCAGGATAAATAAGCTTTACATTAGAATCAACTAAAGATTTATCACCTAATCTAAAGGCATCTGTTGATCTTCTTAGTTTAATAAGACCTTTAGTATACTCCATAGTCTCATTTTGAACTGTATCTCCAGTTGCTGCATTCCAATCAAATGCATTAATTACATCAGATGAATCATAAGAGTTGTGAATAAATACATCTCCTGTCGCTGGTACTTCTGTATCCTCACCTTCAGGACTTCCTGTACCCTTCCACTCTTTAGTTCTACCATATTCTTGACCACCATGTAAGAAAGAAATTCCTTGACTTGTTAAGATAATAGCATTTCCAAGTCTAATTCTCTTTTGAATCTCTTCCTCTGAATCAGCAGGTGATTTCTCAATAGATTGAGCAATCACATCATGTAAAGTTAAGTTATCATGAGCAGCAATATACTGAACAACATCGCCTGGGTCATCAGCAGTAAAGTTACCTGGCTGAGCTTTAATATTGTTAAAGATTGTTTCGATAGGTCTATCTCCACCAGTAATAAACATCGGTTGACCTTCACTTCCATAACCAGATTTTAAGTTATTTCTAATTTCATCAGAGAATACTGCTACATCATCTGTGCTAGAAACAAAGTCTTGATCAGCACCTTCAGTACCTTCAGGACCAGTATACATTCTCCATCCTTCACCAATAAATAATGTATCAGGGTTTACTTTTGCTACAGCATCATAGGCTGATTGTATTGTCTCACTATCAATTAATCCCATTAAGTCAAATCTAAATCCATCTACTTTATACTCTTCCGTCCAGTAAACTAATGAATCTACAATTAATTTTCTCATCATAGCATGAGTAGAAGCAGTATCATTTCCACATCCAGAACCATTAGCACCTTCTCTAAAGTAATAACCTGGATTAATTCTATCCATAATATCTGTTGCTGCCATATGATTATAAACAACATCAAGAGTTACTGCCATACCTGCATCATGAATAGCTTGAACGAGATCTTTTAACTCTTTAATTCTTAATTCAGGATCTGTAGAATCTTCTGAATACATTCCTTCTGGAGCAAAATAACTATGTGGATCATAACCCCAATTATAATTATTTCCACTAGAATCATACTCTGTTTCTCTTGTTCCTGACTGTGACTCATCTCCAAAGTAATACGACATTACAGGAAGTAATTGAATATGGGTTACTCC
Above is a window of Orenia marismortui DSM 5156 DNA encoding:
- a CDS encoding alpha-amylase family glycosyl hydrolase; translated protein: MFYKLRGKKLALLLSIITLFMLVGCSSNGGSDELTGNQSKLGVTVKLPGSQEDGASIQKLDINLKKIEGKVINVNDSNDIHESEAKIEEGTTEVGLEFKNLKKNAKYKIIIKGIYVDGDEEIVAYKSPEDTTAVTNDDESTVTVTLELQATKNLTMNFENMPAEAASGIVTIVPEEVGLEAEIDVAEAKADFGSTPAGEYAAKVKLYDSEENLIVDKATEVFEALPGRAENVSVDLENTTSGGKLKVNVTWQLAPKAPTGLTAKYNESTGAIDLTWDDSADKYLVYRGTSEAEKLPLMEKAITTHNYSDTDVQGDTTYYYWVRAYDADALASDLSDSVSETTPAPEGITLHFKSDSSATPYVYSWYTGTDGTKYEPTGGWNNQTAMDSESNGWYKLTISKDNLNNYESGISFGIIITDSANGGNKLTGGDTEIKDLGQYWWDGSDWTTDNLNGPSEPKIPVSPKGGTYKGDTVIEVGPIDDGGASITSSSCEFAGETFTLSTTEITEIKISDYVADGEKGTLTASATNSEGTTEVSYDYTRDDGAVVDKFTWDNASVYFVMTDRFFNGDPSNDNSYGRITDYGSDKLNTGTFHGGDIAGLTEKLEEGYFEDLGVNAIWITAPYEQMHGFCGGGSGGFPHYGYHGYYALDWTMMDKNMGTIEEFRDFVNTAHSQGIRVVMDVVMNHPGYNTMLDGVQYGFGGIDASEEEVMSWRPSSGENWHSYHDHYIDYDNKSAWSNWWNGWVRAGLPGYEPLGEPPLKQLPDSGLPDIKTEITNSIGLAPILETKWSMEQSGYDQWIVPAAEELRKNLNNSAPADYIIKWLAAWVEEFGIDGFRVDTAKHVEKWRWGQLKGAAEDALDTWRAENSNAPGAEWDEDFWMTAEDFGHGVGRSDYFNDNDGDGTQDFESVINFSFNQNPPSISNVGDVWQDYANRINNGDWNVLTYINSHDARDTYNWYDTNKDMGTMLLLLPGGVQIYYGDENSRELGPEVDGDANQPTRSDYQWNTNQDILAHWQKVGQFRHDHPAVGAGQQTDLGNNTYGRTYSGNAMEDKVVIAIGGSGTTSVNVEGIFADGTQVRDAYDGDTATVSNSTVEFDFDNGVILIEAVN
- a CDS encoding alpha-amylase family glycosyl hydrolase, yielding MSLIKKRSSLFIGLLMLLILLTACSSDGNNSSLNKTGKLTLEIPVPVSTLAITDALVETVEVKLTNQNDPDDVHTESQKVSSGSVIFNIDKLAVGNIYDVEVKALDEPGYDVYQGSNVATISKSEVTIVPVDLKLLTADSLEVNIDTDLDYDSGTVKLINSKYEAEIINDQAVLDQEILANDYTLVVQLFDSSGEEILRKAGEISIFPGRLTITDPIDLGVAGNLKIIEKWEREPQEVVVSADPAGAEFLDSQEITLYVSGSDIEVSRYTLDGSNPATDGIDYSNGDTITIGENMSAGEIKTLRLYGENDLGEMSQSYEFSKIENNSREHPFKLGAVYSRTATDFRIWSPDSSNVTVEVDGDEYDCQPVSVDGYSNIYGVTVKGDLHLKEYQFKINGQPVRDPYGVMAKYDAELANGNEGKEGQEQGVSIRTNVGSSVNIVMDLSRTDIDWSPRPELKEREDSIIYEMSIRDFTIDSTSGVSSDKRGKFLGAVEEGTSYSSVKTGIDHLKELGVTHVQIMPFYDFATKYNYATGEIYNWGYDPVNYNIPEERYSMTPADYEERIKELKMMIDEFHKNDIRVIMDVVYNHTFEDEMFENITDKYYDGQNLSGCGNSLDTGVPMVSRMIRDSLEYWVREYNIDGFRFDLMAVYHDKEVRQWGEYLNDQFSDRNLLLYGEPWRAMGNPDRFESEKAFSNKKPVLADAHVGMFNGGFRDAIKGKGNDATSGYAFNWQGNPVGEATTGNIESGIRGSLMDYKSRNPLGDIWNYFKSSYDPEQTINYISAHDNLCLWDKINTWADANNQTSQNYLKRINDFASSIVLTSQGIPFIHSGDEMLRTKHNGQFSDQAHNSYMWGDEMNKVDWSWKTQNDANANGLNDTFEYFRDLIQLRNEHPGFRLNTWDEINDWMTTYIPSDRGDIVVSQIDADQNSDSWDEIIVIYNPGDNYQVNLPGSGWEKVFDATGANPTDQSNTAEGTAVTIFAK